One genomic segment of Mycolicibacterium chubuense NBB4 includes these proteins:
- a CDS encoding CGNR zinc finger domain-containing protein: MDVYATTAGDEAFLLDLLNTTPVIDGAPTDLLADLATAAPWLADHEIAATTGELAALVRARGVLQAVVRGDESPSALQPFLDRVHLAPTGTDTGLQWRLHGGDATGAARAIVAWDGLRITSPGRLRPCANTECRLFLLDRSKPNTARWCSMAICGNRMKARRHYRRSRADS; encoded by the coding sequence ATGGACGTGTACGCCACCACCGCCGGTGACGAGGCGTTTCTGCTCGACCTGCTCAACACCACACCGGTGATCGACGGCGCTCCGACCGACCTGCTGGCCGACCTCGCCACGGCCGCGCCCTGGCTGGCAGACCACGAGATCGCCGCCACCACCGGCGAACTCGCGGCGCTGGTGCGGGCGCGGGGAGTGCTGCAGGCCGTCGTCCGCGGCGACGAGTCACCGTCGGCTCTGCAGCCCTTCCTCGACCGCGTGCACCTGGCGCCGACCGGCACCGACACCGGCCTGCAGTGGCGCCTGCACGGCGGAGACGCCACCGGGGCGGCCCGCGCGATCGTCGCCTGGGACGGCCTGCGCATCACCAGCCCGGGGCGGCTGCGGCCGTGCGCCAACACCGAGTGCCGGCTGTTCCTGCTCGACCGCAGCAAGCCGAACACCGCCCGCTGGTGTTCGATGGCGATCTGCGGCAACCGCATGAAAGCGCGTCGTCACTATCGGCGCTCGCGCGCCGACTCCTGA
- the secA gene encoding preprotein translocase subunit SecA: MLTDLLRLGEGRMVKRLREIAGHIDSWGDAVGELSDAGLRAKTDEFRRRIADGAHLDDLVPEAFAVAREAAWRVLDLRPYDVQVMGGVALHFGHIAEMMTGEGKTLACVLPAYLNGVGGKGVHVITVNDYLARRDAEQMGRVHRFLGLTVGVIVSGMTPDQRRVAYHADITYGTNNEFGFDYLRDNMAHSRAELVQRGHNFAIVDEVDSILIDEARTPLIISGPADDASAWYAEFARLAAVMERDVHYEVDERKRVIGIEQAGVAFVEDQLGLDNLYEIANSALVGYLTNAIRAKELFGCDKDYIVNDDGEVLIVDEFTGRVLVGRRYNEGLHQAIEAKEGVEVKPENQTLATITLQNYFRLYDNLAGMTGTAQTEASEFQEIYGLGVITIPPNRPMKRCDRPDVIYKTERAKFDAVVEDVSKRYAAGQPVLIGTTSVEKSEYLSRCFTELGIPHTVLNAKHLEQEAAIVAEGGRRGAVTVATDMAGRGTDIVLGGNVDFLTDKCLRAKGLDPVATSEDYERGWREERPRIKAAAAAEAQEVVALGGLCVLGTERHESRRIDNQLRGRSGRQGDPGETRFYLSLGDELMLRFNGEGVEKLLTKLHVPDDMPIEAAIVAREIKGAQAQVELQNFEQRRNVLKYDEVMDQQRQVIYATRRRILAGEDLRDQVLQLIRDVVCAYVEGATGERSARKWDLDALWRALGALYPVGIDRNFAVQPTRKVLQRALIADAERAFAVREAHVDGAGGPGAMRRMERDIILGAIDRRWREHLYEMDYLKEGIGLRAMAQCDPVVEFHSEGYDMFVAMIEALKEECVGAIFRMPVESAPTPPAKSRDTPRRCARPVLVGQESARERR, from the coding sequence GTGCTGACCGACCTGCTCCGGCTGGGCGAGGGCCGGATGGTCAAGCGGCTCCGGGAGATTGCCGGCCATATCGACAGCTGGGGCGATGCTGTGGGGGAACTGAGCGATGCCGGGCTGCGAGCGAAGACGGACGAATTCAGGCGACGGATCGCCGACGGCGCACACCTCGACGACCTGGTGCCGGAAGCTTTCGCGGTGGCGCGCGAGGCGGCCTGGCGGGTGCTCGACCTACGGCCCTACGACGTACAGGTGATGGGCGGCGTCGCACTGCATTTCGGCCATATCGCCGAGATGATGACGGGGGAGGGCAAGACGCTGGCCTGCGTGCTGCCCGCGTACCTCAACGGCGTCGGCGGCAAGGGCGTGCACGTCATCACGGTCAACGACTACCTGGCCAGGCGCGACGCCGAACAGATGGGCCGGGTCCACCGGTTTCTCGGACTGACCGTCGGCGTCATCGTGTCCGGCATGACCCCGGATCAGCGCCGGGTCGCCTACCACGCCGACATCACCTACGGCACGAACAACGAGTTCGGATTCGACTACCTGCGCGACAACATGGCGCATTCCCGGGCCGAGCTGGTGCAGCGTGGTCACAACTTCGCGATCGTCGACGAGGTCGACTCCATCCTGATCGACGAGGCCCGCACGCCGCTGATCATCTCCGGTCCCGCCGATGACGCCTCGGCCTGGTACGCCGAGTTCGCCCGGCTGGCCGCGGTGATGGAGCGGGATGTCCACTACGAGGTCGACGAGCGCAAACGGGTGATCGGCATCGAGCAGGCAGGGGTGGCGTTCGTCGAGGACCAGTTGGGTCTCGACAACCTCTACGAGATCGCCAACTCGGCGTTGGTCGGCTACCTCACCAACGCGATCCGGGCCAAGGAGCTGTTCGGTTGCGACAAGGACTACATCGTCAACGACGACGGCGAAGTGCTGATCGTCGACGAGTTCACCGGGCGGGTGCTGGTCGGACGCCGCTACAACGAGGGCCTACACCAGGCCATCGAGGCCAAGGAAGGCGTCGAGGTCAAACCCGAGAACCAGACCTTGGCCACCATCACGTTGCAGAACTACTTCCGCCTCTACGACAACCTGGCCGGCATGACCGGGACGGCGCAGACGGAAGCCTCGGAGTTCCAAGAGATCTACGGGTTGGGGGTGATCACCATCCCGCCGAACCGACCGATGAAGCGCTGCGACCGTCCCGACGTCATCTACAAGACCGAGCGGGCCAAGTTCGACGCCGTGGTCGAGGACGTGAGCAAGCGCTACGCCGCGGGGCAGCCGGTGCTCATCGGCACCACCAGCGTGGAGAAATCGGAATACCTGTCGCGCTGCTTCACCGAGCTCGGGATCCCGCACACCGTGCTCAACGCCAAACACCTCGAGCAGGAGGCGGCGATCGTGGCCGAGGGCGGCCGGCGCGGCGCGGTCACGGTCGCCACGGACATGGCGGGCCGCGGCACCGATATCGTGCTGGGCGGCAATGTCGACTTCCTCACCGACAAGTGTTTGCGCGCAAAGGGTTTGGACCCGGTCGCGACGTCGGAGGACTACGAGCGCGGCTGGCGCGAGGAGCGGCCCCGGATCAAGGCCGCCGCGGCGGCCGAAGCCCAGGAGGTCGTCGCCCTCGGCGGGCTGTGCGTGCTGGGCACCGAGCGGCACGAGTCACGACGCATCGACAATCAGTTGCGCGGCCGCTCCGGCCGGCAGGGGGACCCGGGGGAGACGCGGTTCTACCTGTCCCTCGGCGACGAGTTGATGCTGCGGTTCAACGGTGAAGGCGTGGAGAAGCTGCTGACCAAGCTGCATGTGCCCGACGACATGCCGATCGAGGCCGCGATCGTGGCCCGCGAGATCAAGGGTGCGCAGGCGCAGGTCGAGTTGCAGAACTTCGAGCAGCGCCGGAACGTGTTGAAATACGACGAGGTGATGGATCAGCAGCGCCAGGTGATCTATGCGACCCGTCGCCGGATCCTCGCGGGGGAGGACCTCAGAGATCAAGTGCTGCAACTCATCCGAGATGTCGTCTGCGCATACGTCGAGGGCGCCACCGGCGAGCGCAGTGCCAGGAAGTGGGATCTCGACGCGCTGTGGCGGGCTCTCGGCGCGCTCTATCCGGTCGGCATCGACCGGAACTTCGCGGTGCAACCCACGCGAAAAGTTCTGCAGCGAGCCTTGATCGCCGATGCCGAACGTGCGTTCGCGGTGCGGGAGGCGCACGTCGACGGGGCCGGCGGTCCGGGCGCGATGCGGCGGATGGAACGCGACATCATCCTCGGCGCCATCGACCGGCGATGGCGCGAGCACCTCTACGAGATGGACTACCTGAAGGAAGGTATCGGTCTGCGCGCGATGGCCCAGTGCGACCCGGTGGTCGAATTCCACAGCGAGGGTTACGACATGTTCGTCGCGATGATCGAAGCGCTGAAAGAGGAGTGCGTCGGCGCGATCTTCCGCATGCCCGTCGAGTCGGCGCCCACGCCGCCGGCGAAATCCCGCGACACGCCGCGTCGTTGCGCGCGTCCGGTCCTGGTGGGTCAGGAGTCGGCGCGCGAGCGCCGATAG
- a CDS encoding thymidine phosphorylase — MSHLDAPSVIRTKRDGGVLSDDVIDWVIDGYTHDRIGDGQMAALLMAIFLRGMTRAEIARWTAAMVASGERFDFSDLRRAGRPLALVDKHSTGGVGDKITIPLVPVVMACGGAVPQAAGRGLGHTGGTLDKLESIPGFTAELTKQQIRQQLCDIGAAIFAAGELAPADRKIYALRDVTGTTESLPLIASSVMSKKIAEGTRALVLDTKVGSGAFLATEAEARELARTMVDLGAEHGLPTRAVLTDMEVPLGRTVGNAVEVVESLEVLEGGGPADVVELTLALAGEMLDLAGLDGVDPAETLGDGTAMDAFRALVGAQGGDVAALSAEALPLGSHTETVRASGSGTMGDIDAMAVGLAVWRLGAGRSEPGQRVQSGAGLRIHRRPGEPVAPGEPLFTLYTDTPERLGAALSELDGAYRIATEPPAQRPLIIDRIT, encoded by the coding sequence ATGTCGCATCTCGATGCTCCGTCCGTCATCCGGACCAAGCGCGACGGCGGCGTGCTGTCCGACGACGTGATCGACTGGGTGATCGACGGCTACACCCATGACCGGATCGGCGACGGTCAGATGGCCGCGCTGCTGATGGCGATCTTCCTGCGCGGGATGACCCGTGCCGAGATCGCCCGCTGGACGGCGGCCATGGTGGCCTCGGGCGAGCGGTTCGATTTCAGCGACCTGCGCCGGGCCGGGCGTCCGCTTGCGTTGGTGGACAAGCACTCCACGGGCGGGGTGGGCGACAAGATCACCATCCCGCTGGTGCCGGTGGTGATGGCGTGCGGAGGCGCCGTCCCGCAGGCCGCGGGGCGCGGGCTCGGCCATACCGGCGGCACCCTCGACAAACTCGAGTCCATCCCCGGCTTCACCGCCGAACTGACCAAACAGCAGATCCGTCAACAACTTTGCGATATCGGCGCGGCGATCTTCGCCGCCGGCGAGCTCGCCCCGGCCGACCGCAAGATCTACGCACTGCGCGACGTCACCGGCACCACCGAGTCGCTGCCGCTGATCGCGAGTTCGGTGATGAGCAAGAAGATCGCCGAGGGCACCCGCGCGCTGGTGCTCGACACCAAGGTCGGCTCGGGCGCCTTCCTGGCCACCGAGGCCGAGGCCAGGGAGCTGGCCCGCACGATGGTCGACCTGGGCGCCGAACACGGCCTGCCGACCCGCGCGGTGCTCACCGACATGGAGGTGCCGCTGGGCCGCACGGTCGGCAACGCCGTCGAGGTCGTCGAGTCGCTCGAGGTGCTCGAAGGCGGCGGCCCCGCCGACGTGGTGGAGCTGACGCTGGCGCTGGCGGGGGAGATGCTCGACCTCGCGGGCCTCGACGGGGTGGACCCGGCGGAGACGCTGGGTGACGGCACCGCCATGGACGCGTTCCGCGCGCTGGTCGGCGCGCAGGGCGGCGACGTCGCGGCGCTGTCGGCCGAGGCGCTGCCGCTCGGATCGCACACCGAGACCGTCAGGGCGTCGGGAAGTGGCACGATGGGCGACATCGACGCGATGGCCGTGGGATTGGCGGTGTGGCGACTCGGGGCGGGCCGCTCCGAGCCGGGACAGCGCGTGCAGTCGGGCGCGGGCCTGCGCATCCACCGCCGTCCCGGCGAGCCCGTCGCGCCCGGTGAGCCGTTGTTCACCCTCTACACCGACACCCCGGAGCGGCTCGGCGCGGCACTGTCCGAGCTCGACGGGGCGTACCGCATCGCGACCGAGCCGCCGGCCCAGCGGCCGCTGATCATCGACCGGATCACGTGA
- a CDS encoding succinate dehydrogenase hydrophobic membrane anchor subunit, which produces MRGENPYDHIGDRGGPAPVMQRSHDRPASLDNPRAPRRAGGMPNFEKYAWLFMRFSGIVLVFLALGHLFIMLMWDNGVYRIDFNYVAQRWSSPFWQTWDLVLLWLAQLHGGNGLRTIIADYSRKGSTKFWLNTLLALSMVFTLVLGTYVLLTFNANIS; this is translated from the coding sequence ATGCGGGGCGAGAACCCCTACGACCACATCGGCGACCGCGGCGGGCCCGCGCCCGTCATGCAGCGCAGCCACGACCGGCCCGCCAGCCTCGACAATCCGCGCGCGCCCCGCCGCGCCGGCGGCATGCCGAACTTCGAGAAGTACGCGTGGCTGTTCATGCGCTTCTCCGGCATCGTCCTGGTGTTCCTCGCGCTCGGACACCTGTTCATCATGCTGATGTGGGACAACGGGGTGTACCGCATCGACTTCAACTACGTCGCGCAGCGGTGGTCATCGCCGTTCTGGCAGACCTGGGACCTGGTGTTGCTGTGGCTGGCTCAGCTGCACGGCGGCAACGGCCTGCGCACGATCATCGCCGACTACAGCCGCAAGGGCTCCACGAAGTTCTGGCTGAACACGCTGCTGGCGCTGTCGATGGTGTTCACGCTGGTGCTGGGCACCTACGTGTTGCTGACGTTCAACGCGAACATCTCTTGA
- the sdhA gene encoding succinate dehydrogenase flavoprotein subunit, which yields MITEHRYDVVIVGAGGAGMRAAVEAGPRARTAVLTKLYPTRSHTGAAQGGMCAALANVEEDNWEWHTFDTVKGGDYLADQDAVEIMAKEAIDAVLDLEKMGMPFNRTPEGRIDQRRFGGHTRDHGKAPVRRACYAADRTGHMILQTLYQNCVKHDVEFFNEYYALDIAMTETPSGPVATGVIAYELATGDIHVFHAKAIVFATGGSGRMYKTTSNAHTLTGDGLGIIFRKGLPLEDMEFHQFHPTGLAGLGILISEAVRGEGGRLLNGEGERFMERYAPTIVDLAPRDIVARSMVLEVLEGRGAGPNKDYVYIDVRHLGEDVLEAKLPDITEFARTYLGVDPVKELVPVYPTCHYVMGGIPTTINGQVLADNTTIVPGLYAAGECACVSVHGANRLGTNSLLDINVFGRRAGIAAANYALGHDFVDLPDDPAEMVVGWVGNVLSEHGNERVADIRGALQQSMDNNAAVFRTEETLKQALTDIHALKERYARISVQDKGKRYNSDLLEAIELGFLLELAEVTVVGALNRKESRGGHAREDYPNRDDTNYMRHTMAYKEGSDLLSDIRLDYKPVVQTRYEPMERKY from the coding sequence ATGATTACCGAACATCGCTACGACGTCGTCATCGTCGGCGCGGGTGGGGCCGGGATGCGCGCGGCCGTGGAAGCCGGCCCGCGGGCGCGCACCGCGGTGCTGACCAAGCTGTACCCCACCCGGTCGCACACCGGCGCGGCCCAGGGCGGCATGTGTGCCGCGCTGGCCAACGTCGAAGAGGACAACTGGGAGTGGCACACCTTCGACACGGTCAAGGGCGGTGACTACCTCGCCGACCAGGACGCCGTCGAGATCATGGCCAAGGAGGCCATCGACGCGGTGCTCGACCTCGAGAAGATGGGGATGCCGTTCAACCGCACCCCCGAGGGCCGCATCGACCAGCGCCGGTTCGGCGGGCACACCCGCGACCACGGCAAGGCCCCGGTGCGCCGCGCGTGTTACGCCGCCGACCGCACCGGCCACATGATCCTGCAGACGCTGTACCAGAACTGCGTCAAGCACGACGTCGAGTTCTTCAACGAGTACTACGCCCTCGACATCGCGATGACCGAGACGCCGTCGGGGCCGGTGGCCACCGGTGTGATCGCGTACGAGCTGGCGACCGGAGACATTCATGTGTTCCACGCCAAGGCGATCGTGTTCGCCACCGGCGGTTCGGGACGGATGTACAAGACCACCTCCAACGCCCACACGCTCACCGGTGACGGGCTGGGCATCATCTTCCGCAAGGGACTTCCCTTGGAGGACATGGAGTTCCACCAGTTCCACCCGACCGGCCTGGCCGGTCTGGGCATCCTGATCTCCGAGGCCGTGCGCGGCGAGGGCGGCCGGCTGCTCAACGGTGAGGGCGAGCGGTTCATGGAGCGCTATGCCCCGACGATCGTGGACCTCGCACCGCGCGACATCGTCGCCCGGTCCATGGTGCTCGAGGTGCTCGAGGGCCGCGGCGCAGGGCCGAACAAGGACTACGTCTACATCGACGTGCGCCACCTCGGCGAGGACGTGCTCGAGGCCAAGCTGCCCGACATCACCGAGTTCGCCCGCACCTACCTCGGCGTCGACCCGGTCAAGGAACTCGTGCCGGTGTACCCGACGTGTCACTACGTGATGGGCGGCATCCCGACCACCATCAACGGCCAGGTGCTGGCGGACAACACGACCATCGTGCCCGGGCTGTACGCCGCGGGCGAGTGCGCGTGCGTGTCGGTGCACGGCGCCAACCGGCTGGGCACCAACTCGCTGCTCGACATCAACGTGTTCGGCCGCCGCGCCGGCATCGCCGCGGCGAACTACGCGCTGGGCCACGACTTCGTCGACCTGCCGGACGACCCGGCGGAGATGGTGGTCGGCTGGGTCGGCAACGTCCTCTCCGAGCACGGCAACGAGCGCGTCGCCGACATCCGCGGTGCGCTGCAGCAGTCGATGGACAACAACGCCGCGGTGTTCCGCACCGAGGAGACGCTGAAGCAGGCACTGACCGACATCCACGCCCTCAAAGAGCGGTACGCCCGGATCTCGGTGCAGGACAAGGGGAAGCGGTACAACAGCGACCTGCTCGAGGCCATCGAGCTGGGCTTCCTGCTCGAGCTGGCGGAGGTCACCGTGGTGGGGGCGTTGAACCGCAAGGAGTCCCGCGGCGGGCACGCCCGCGAGGACTACCCCAACCGCGACGACACCAACTACATGCGCCACACCATGGCCTACAAGGAGGGCTCGGATCTGCTCTCCGACATCCGACTGGACTACAAGCCCGTCGTGCAGACGCGCTATGAGCCGATGGAACGGAAGTACTGA
- a CDS encoding cytidine deaminase: protein MTTEIDWESLRRKAIDASEHAYAPYSRFRVGAAALVDDRRTVAGCNVENVSYGLGLCAECAVVCALYSSGGGRLVALSCVGPDGEVLMPCGRCRQLLLEHGGPEMLIDHPRGPRPLRELLPDAFGPEDLARSRHPVEETP from the coding sequence GTGACCACCGAAATCGACTGGGAGTCGTTGCGCCGCAAGGCAATCGATGCATCAGAACACGCATATGCCCCGTACTCGCGGTTCCGGGTCGGCGCGGCGGCGCTGGTGGACGATCGCCGGACGGTGGCCGGCTGCAATGTGGAAAATGTCTCATATGGCCTAGGTCTCTGTGCGGAGTGCGCAGTGGTCTGCGCCTTGTATTCGAGCGGCGGCGGGCGCCTGGTGGCACTGTCGTGTGTGGGCCCCGACGGCGAGGTGCTGATGCCGTGTGGCCGCTGCCGGCAACTGCTTCTCGAGCACGGCGGACCCGAGATGCTCATCGATCACCCGCGCGGTCCGCGGCCGCTGCGCGAGCTGCTCCCCGATGCGTTCGGCCCCGAGGATCTGGCCCGCAGCCGCCACCCCGTCGAGGAAACACCGTGA
- a CDS encoding adenosine deaminase encodes MTTPLTLENIRRAPKALLHDHLDGGLRPSTVLELADQYGYGQLPATDVDELATFFRTAAHSGSLVRYLEPFAHTVGVMQTPDALHRVAYECVEDLARDNVVYAEIRFAPELHIDGGLSLDAVVDAVLAGFADGEKAAAAQGHTIVVRCLVTAMRHAARSREIAALAIRFRDKGVVGFDIAGAEAGYPPTRHLDAFEYMRSNNARFTIHAGEAFGLPSIHEAIAFCGADRLGHGVRIVDDITVDPDGTAHLGRLAALLRDKRIPFEMCPSSNVQTGAVGSIAEHPFDQLARLRFRVTVNTDNRLMSDTTMSLEMLRLVEAFGYGWSDLERFTINAMKSAFIAFDERLAIIDEVIKPRYAVLIG; translated from the coding sequence GTGACGACACCGTTGACGCTGGAGAACATCCGCCGGGCGCCCAAGGCTCTGCTGCACGACCACCTCGACGGTGGCCTGCGTCCGTCGACGGTGCTCGAGCTGGCCGATCAGTACGGCTACGGCCAGCTGCCCGCCACCGACGTCGATGAGCTCGCGACGTTCTTCCGGACCGCGGCGCACAGCGGCTCGCTGGTGCGCTACCTCGAGCCGTTCGCGCACACCGTCGGCGTCATGCAGACCCCGGATGCGCTGCACCGGGTGGCCTACGAGTGTGTCGAGGACCTGGCCCGCGACAACGTCGTCTACGCCGAGATCCGGTTCGCCCCCGAACTGCACATCGACGGCGGCCTGTCGCTCGACGCCGTCGTCGACGCCGTCCTCGCCGGGTTCGCCGACGGGGAGAAGGCCGCCGCCGCGCAGGGCCACACCATCGTGGTGCGCTGCCTGGTCACCGCGATGCGGCACGCGGCGCGGTCCCGGGAGATCGCGGCGCTGGCGATCCGCTTCCGGGACAAGGGTGTCGTCGGGTTCGACATCGCCGGCGCCGAGGCGGGCTACCCGCCCACCCGCCACCTCGATGCGTTCGAGTACATGCGAAGCAACAACGCGCGGTTCACGATTCACGCCGGGGAGGCGTTCGGCCTGCCCTCGATCCACGAGGCGATCGCGTTCTGCGGCGCGGACCGGCTGGGCCACGGGGTGCGCATCGTCGACGACATCACCGTCGACCCGGACGGCACGGCGCACCTGGGACGGCTGGCGGCGCTGCTGCGGGACAAGCGGATTCCGTTCGAGATGTGCCCGAGTTCGAACGTGCAGACCGGCGCGGTGGGCAGCATCGCCGAGCATCCGTTCGACCAGCTGGCGCGGCTGCGGTTCCGGGTCACCGTCAACACCGACAACCGGTTGATGAGCGACACGACGATGAGCCTGGAGATGCTGCGACTGGTGGAGGCGTTCGGCTATGGCTGGAGCGATCTCGAGCGCTTCACCATCAACGCGATGAAGTCGGCGTTCATCGCGTTCGACGAGCGGCTGGCCATCATCGACGAGGTGATCAAGCCCCGCTACGCCGTGCTCATCGGCTGA
- a CDS encoding alpha/beta fold hydrolase: MNVVHHRYATVSGHRIFYREAGEPSAPVIVLLHGFPTSSFMFRDLIPELADGYRVIAPDYLGFGYSDAPTADEFDYTFDALAGLVAELLTQLGVTRYAIYVQDYGAPVGWRLALRDPQAITAIVTQNGNGYDAGFVAQNWTPVWDYQREQTPQTEAALRQMLTFDTTKMQYVAGVPDETVVSPDTWHHDFALLSRPGNDAIQLKLFLDYATNPKLYPALHDYLRASSVPLLAVWGDKDPFFGPDGARAFAEDAVDPEIHLLDGGHFLLESALAEVTTLMRDFLARRL, translated from the coding sequence ATGAACGTGGTCCATCATCGCTACGCGACGGTGTCCGGGCATCGGATCTTCTACCGCGAGGCCGGTGAGCCCTCAGCGCCGGTGATCGTGCTGCTGCACGGCTTTCCCACCAGTTCCTTCATGTTCCGCGACCTGATCCCCGAACTGGCCGACGGCTATCGGGTGATCGCGCCGGACTACCTCGGCTTCGGCTACTCCGATGCGCCGACCGCCGACGAATTCGACTACACCTTCGACGCGCTGGCCGGCCTGGTCGCTGAACTGCTGACTCAGCTCGGTGTCACCCGGTACGCGATCTACGTGCAGGACTACGGCGCCCCGGTCGGATGGCGGCTGGCGCTGCGCGACCCGCAGGCGATCACGGCGATCGTCACGCAGAACGGCAACGGATACGACGCGGGCTTCGTCGCGCAGAACTGGACGCCGGTGTGGGACTACCAGCGCGAGCAGACCCCGCAGACCGAGGCCGCGTTGCGGCAGATGCTCACGTTCGACACCACCAAGATGCAGTACGTCGCCGGCGTGCCCGACGAGACCGTCGTCAGCCCCGACACCTGGCACCACGACTTCGCGCTGCTCTCACGACCGGGCAACGACGCGATCCAGCTCAAGCTCTTCCTCGATTACGCGACCAACCCGAAGCTGTACCCCGCGCTGCACGACTACCTGCGGGCGAGTTCTGTTCCCCTGCTTGCCGTGTGGGGCGACAAGGACCCGTTCTTCGGCCCGGATGGGGCGCGGGCCTTCGCCGAGGACGCCGTCGACCCGGAGATCCACCTCCTCGACGGCGGTCACTTCCTGCTCGAGAGCGCCCTCGCCGAGGTCACGACGCTGATGCGGGACTTCCTGGCCCGCCGGCTGTAG
- the sdhC gene encoding succinate dehydrogenase, cytochrome b556 subunit: MSTATSPDTDIPAPRSQPTRRRTLYRGDPAMWSWVLHRISGATIFFFLFVHVLDTALVRVSPQAYNQIIETYKTPIIGLMEIGLVAAVLYHALNGIRVILIDFWSEGPRYQRLMLWIIAGVFIAVFIASLGVIGMHMAERFL; this comes from the coding sequence ATGAGTACGGCGACATCGCCCGACACCGACATACCGGCCCCGCGGTCACAACCCACGCGCCGACGCACGCTGTACCGCGGTGATCCTGCCATGTGGTCGTGGGTCCTGCACCGCATCTCGGGTGCCACCATCTTCTTCTTCCTGTTCGTCCACGTGCTCGACACCGCGCTGGTGCGGGTCAGCCCGCAGGCCTACAACCAGATCATCGAGACGTACAAGACTCCGATCATCGGGCTGATGGAGATCGGCCTCGTCGCGGCGGTGCTCTACCACGCCCTCAACGGCATCCGCGTCATCCTGATCGACTTCTGGTCGGAGGGTCCGCGCTATCAGCGGCTGATGTTGTGGATCATCGCGGGCGTCTTCATCGCGGTGTTCATTGCGAGCCTCGGCGTGATCGGAATGCACATGGCGGAGCGGTTCCTGTGA
- a CDS encoding succinate dehydrogenase iron-sulfur subunit yields the protein MSAPAIEKNEATTPPVPEGAVMVTLKIARFNPEDPDAAGWQSFRVPCLPSDRLLNLLHYVKWYLDGTLTFRRSCAHGVCGSDAMRINGVNRLACKVLMRDMLPKNPKKQLTITIEPIRGLPVEKDLVVDMEPFFDAYRAIKPYLITTGNEPTRERIQSQTDRARYDDTTKCILCACCTTSCPVYWSEGSYFGPAAIVNAHRFIFDSRDEGAAERLDILNDVDGVWRCRTTFNCTEACPRGIQVTKAIQEVKRALMFAR from the coding sequence ATGAGTGCGCCCGCAATCGAGAAGAACGAGGCCACCACTCCCCCCGTGCCCGAGGGCGCGGTGATGGTGACCTTGAAGATCGCCCGGTTCAACCCGGAGGATCCCGACGCCGCGGGCTGGCAGAGTTTCCGGGTGCCGTGCCTGCCCAGTGACCGGCTGCTGAACCTGCTGCACTACGTGAAGTGGTACCTCGACGGGACGCTGACGTTCCGCCGGTCGTGCGCGCACGGCGTGTGCGGCTCGGATGCCATGCGGATCAACGGCGTCAACCGGTTGGCGTGCAAGGTGCTGATGCGCGACATGCTGCCGAAGAACCCCAAGAAGCAGCTGACCATCACGATCGAGCCCATCCGCGGCCTGCCCGTCGAGAAGGACCTCGTCGTGGACATGGAGCCGTTCTTCGACGCCTACCGGGCGATCAAGCCGTATCTGATCACCACCGGCAACGAGCCGACCCGCGAGCGCATCCAGAGCCAGACCGACCGGGCGCGCTACGACGACACCACCAAGTGCATCCTGTGCGCGTGCTGCACCACCAGCTGCCCGGTGTACTGGAGCGAGGGCTCCTATTTCGGGCCCGCGGCGATCGTCAACGCCCACCGGTTCATCTTCGACAGCCGTGACGAGGGCGCCGCCGAGCGGCTCGACATCCTCAACGACGTCGACGGCGTCTGGCGCTGCCGTACGACGTTCAACTGCACCGAGGCGTGCCCGCGCGGCATCCAGGTCACCAAGGCGATCCAAGAGGTCAAGCGCGCGTTGATGTTCGCCCGCTGA